Within Anopheles ziemanni chromosome 2, idAnoZiCoDA_A2_x.2, whole genome shotgun sequence, the genomic segment GGTGATGTCAGCCACTCCGGCCCAATCTTGCGCCCACATGTTGCCCAGCAAGTGCATCGGAATCGGGCCCTTCTCCGAGACAACCTTATCACCGTAGTACTTTCGCAGCTGATAGCGAACGTTGGCATGAATCTGCTCGTACAGCGGGCGCAGCTCTTCAATCACAGCATCTACCTGCTCCTCAAAGGTGTCATCTTCGTACGCACTCAACCAGTACTCGGCCCCGGATGGATAATCTAAAACGAAATTCAATGCCATCGATCAATCACACGGTTGATAAGTGTTGAAGGTATCATTTCAATCGACTCAACTGTTTAGCCTGGCCGCTTCTCCGTTTAGATCGACATATTTCTGGAAGTCGTCTCTCGTCGGTGCTCCGGCGGCATCGTACCACTGCTGCCAGTAGTACTTCAGTTCCTCGGGGTCACGACTGTTTGCCAGGATCTCCGTCAGCTCCGGCTCCAAGGCAAGATCACACTTACTGCTGTCGTGATAGTCGCACACCTTCACTTTGGCATAGTTTCCCTGCATTGCGTTGATCGCATCCAGCAGCTCGGCGAACGAGTCCTCCGGCAACACCGAGTATCCCAGCTTGGTTAACTTTCGGATCTTACGCTTTAAGTCCTCATCCTGGAAGCTCTCGTAGTCGTACTTGTTCAACGCGTCTGCCACTTCCTTTCAATGGTAcgacgagataaaacaaaataatacattCAAAACGTTATGATCACGTGGCAAGTCACACGGCCCTATCTTTTACCTTGGTGAACACAGCATTCACCGCCGCCACCTCGTTTTTCACAAGCAAGTTAACGTCATTGATATCCGATTCGTAAGCCCACTCCGCTTCGACACCCACGTTACGGCGAGCTAGGATTTCGGCATCAATATGTTCCACATATTGGCGTGCTTCCAACTCTTCCTCGCTCACGTCCACGACGGGTATTTTACCGGCAAAGGCGCAGCACACCAGACCGAGCGCAAGAAACACCAACAAACAGGGTCTCATCATCGTAGGATGAGTTCAATATCGCGTTTAAAACTGGTCTGAAAATGGTCATTTGCATCTGGTTTTATACCCGTCCCGTCTTATCTCTGCGATAAATAGGGTCTACAGCGCAAACGATTGGCACAACTGTTCATGGGAGGTATTAAACTTGTTTGCCTTGATGCCAAATCAATTTGAATGttatcagcaattttgtagcAGCTTGGTCTAATTTAGCTCCTATTGATTTTAGACATATCAGAGTAGATAGACTGAAGTCTGGAGCAATATCCAGCTAAAATACATATGTTTATTGAAAAGGACAAATAACGATGTTGTCAGTGTGGCGGGTTGATGACCTTtccaattttgtttcattccctTGTTTAATAACATTGTATAGATTAATTATCCGATCATTGTTTAGTTTTACAATCAGAATTAGACATTCAAGTGGTTCCACTATCGACTCATTCTAAGAAAGGCCTTCTTTATGGATGCAGATGATGGCACTGATACTGAAACTACTTAGTTTAATATTACAGTTAACAATAGACGCACACAAAATCAAGAGATAACTAAACATGTATATGTTGATACCTCAATGCAAATCGAAAGGCTACGATGTGCAGTATCTTATCTATGTTTGTTGTTGCCGTTAAACGAGCATCATTCAGAATTATTTGTAACTTATAAAAAATTGAATGCGATCAGAAATGAGGCGAAATGAAGCATCCTCATGAATTGAATTAACTCACTGATTGCCAAGAAGAAATTCACTCATTCACTATAACTCAGTTTGTACTTCGCTGCTCCAAACCTCTTTTTTTCTAACAACAAGACTGAATACTGGCAACAATACTGAAATCAACttaaaattgtaaattctGAACTCATAAACCAGAAACACAGTCTCGACCTAGCAATAACTCATCATGATTGATAAGGCATATCAGTAGTATGCTCATCAGCATCCTCATCTGCAGATCCCCGTCAATTGAAAAACTCCGCAAATCATGGCTGAACTACGAGTAAAATTCAAGCCCATCTTACCATCAGATTCTGTTCCAATAACAACTTCAATGCGTCCAAACTgatagttttatattttttattcaaaatgttcATCTATACAGCAACATGATACCACAAAATATCACAATTCAGATATTTTCGCAATTTTTTCCTGTCACATCTTGTTTTTATACATCAAACAACTAGTTTTGACTGCGTTTGGACTACATTTTTACCTTATTAGAAGCGGTATtacatttgaaataaaacatgctTTCGTGCATGAACCGACTTCAACGTtgtaaaaaaaccaaatctgTTCTGATGCAACTGATGCTAAGGTGTATGTTATTGTATGTGCTTCTCAATCGTAAGCTAAAAATATggaatattatattttattgacCAATCTCAATGAACGACCTCATAACAGAATAATATTAACATCTTGTTGATGGAATTTCTTCTAAGTTATAAAGAAATCTGTTCTGAAAACGATTAAAGAATGGTTTGTAGGTAAAGACATGATTCTGGCGCTTAAGCAGCTTCACATTCTGAAAGAAAACGTTCAATGTCGGTTCAACTTTAAAGTaccatgaaaatatgttttaaacttACTGAGATTTGCCTCCCATCCAACGTTGACCCCGAgggctttgttttctttcaccaaCCAATCTTGTAACGGCTGGAAGTATTCAAGCAGCGCATCAGTACTCATCTTTCGTTGGCCGGTAAGCATCTCCAGCACATCAGGCCATGGTTTCGATGATCCCATCGCCAGGATTTCCTTCAGCGCGTTACCCGCTACGGTGCTCTGTGAGATGTCACAGTTGTTCAGCGTCTTCTCCGGATCTCCCTTGACGTACTCGCCCGCCTTCTCGCAAGCAGCCCGATGGAGCTGGAACTGCATGACAAATGACGCCAAGTATTGGACGAAGTCCGCTGAAATGTATCTAATAGAGCCGAAATCGAAATCACTCTCACTGCGCATCACCGGCGGCTCAACTCCAGCGTACTTGGAGCGCATCTCCCAGTACTTGCAATTGTACTCCTCAGGCTTAATTTCGCCACGGAAAATTCCCCAACGATACTTCTCCATTGAGTATAGGTACGGTAAGACTACTAATCTTTCTACCGCCGTTTGATAAAGCTGGTTCAGCTTTGATTCTTCGTTAAATAAATTCTTTAGTAGACCTAtcttttgcaaatatttgGGGCTTGATACTGATAGCGAGGAGCCCCGGGCAAAGGTCTCAAAGAATCCGGGCATTGCTTCGTCTCGATAAACACTGGGTTGATTCTGGTACTGGAGGTAATACTGAATGAATCCCAATTCATGGTGGACAAGGTACAAGTCCTGCTTGGTTATACGCGTACACTTGCTGATGCGAACGTCGTCCTTTCTGTAGAAATCCCACATGCTAGTATGACAAAAGTAATTGGCATCTTCCCGTTTCTCGATGATACTCTTTTCCCAGAAGGTTCTAgatgcaagaaaaaaaataatatgatgTGAAAAAACAGAATGTTCTTTACCTCAGCATGTCAACCGGTTTTACTTACGGTGGCAGTTTTGTCATATTCAGCGATTGGTAGAACTCGTCCCCAAGCTCAAACATTTTCCTCACGGTGTATCCTTGCCGAACCATTTCCTCGGTGATATTGAACAGCGCCTTACCGGAATACGGTGCTGAGATGTCCATAATGTTGTCCCATTTTTGACCGTGACTGTATCCCAGCAGATGGATTGGAATTGGACCCTTCTCCGAAACAATCTCGCTGCCATACTGCTCCCGAAGCTTGTAGCGAACATAGGCATGAAGCTGTTCGTATAGAGGTCTGATTTGTTCGAAGGCAGCATCGACCTGAGCCTCAAATGAATCGTCTTCGTAGGGGTGCAGCCAGAGTTCGGCACCAGATGTGAAATCTATACAAGATGATAATGTAAAAAAGTTATTCCTGCTGTTGAAACGTTCACTCAAAAGATACCCACTATTTAACCGTGCTGCTTCGGCAATGAGTGTGATGTATTTATCGAAATCTTTGCGCACCGGTTTACCAGCAACATCGTACCATTGCACCCAGTAATGCTTGAGCTCCTCCGGATCTCGGCTGTTTGCCAGCCTTTCTTGTACCTCCTGTTCTAGGGTGAAGTTACAATTCAACATGTTCTGATATTCGCATACTTTTGCCGTGTCGAAGTTCTTTTCCATGCGAGCAACCGCATCGAAGTGCTGCTTGAATTTGTCCTCATCCAAGACCGAATAACCCAGATAACTCAGCTTCTTGATTCGACGTTTCAGGTCGGGATCTGTGAAGCTGTTGTAGTCGTACTGCCGCAGTTCTTGAGCTATTTTCTGGAAAATTATAGGTAAGAAAGAGGTActtagttttcattttcctatcTTAACAACACATATTTCATAAGCCTAAAATTTACGCTAATGTTAGCAATGGTTTCTTGAATGATTTCAAAAATTACCATATAAAAACTTTTATGATACTTATGGTATACACAATTTGTGTAATCCACCAAATGGTAAAATTTTCCGACCGAGCAACGAAACcgtaaaacattattttttatcttcaaCCGTAAAATATTGCCTTTGACCTTCTGATTTCTTCTTTGACTGTATGTTTAAACTAGACttatttgactttttttttctacttcctGTTTGATGAGCGAAGCATACACATACCTTGAAAAACTGTGCAATTTGGGTGTTCCCCTCTTGACGCCGCTTCAGTGTTTCATCGTTGCTGTTCGAAAGATAATCCCACGCAAGATCAGCTTCCTTGGACTTGTGGGCCAATATCTCCGGTTCCAGATTAGCCAAGTAACGTTGGGCAGCTTGCTCGGTACGTTCTACCTCGGGTTCGCTTGGTGCCGCAGACACGGACGACACCGCCACTATGACACAAAAAGCTTTAACTATGACCAGAGCCATTTCACTATTCCGACACGGACGACAGCCGAATGTCGACTGAACTGAACCCAACCGGTGGAAGCACGCTTTTA encodes:
- the LOC131293314 gene encoding angiotensin-converting enzyme-like, yielding MALVIVKAFCVIVAVSSVSAAPSEPEVERTEQAAQRYLANLEPEILAHKSKEADLAWDYLSNSNDETLKRRQEGNTQIAQFFKKIAQELRQYDYNSFTDPDLKRRIKKLSYLGYSVLDEDKFKQHFDAVARMEKNFDTAKVCEYQNMLNCNFTLEQEVQERLANSRDPEELKHYWVQWYDVAGKPVRKDFDKYITLIAEAARLNNFTSGAELWLHPYEDDSFEAQVDAAFEQIRPLYEQLHAYVRYKLREQYGSEIVSEKGPIPIHLLGYSHGQKWDNIMDISAPYSGKALFNITEEMVRQGYTVRKMFELGDEFYQSLNMTKLPPTFWEKSIIEKREDANYFCHTSMWDFYRKDDVRISKCTRITKQDLYLVHHELGFIQYYLQYQNQPSVYRDEAMPGFFETFARGSSLSVSSPKYLQKIGLLKNLFNEESKLNQLYQTAVERLVVLPYLYSMEKYRWGIFRGEIKPEEYNCKYWEMRSKYAGVEPPVMRSESDFDFGSIRYISADFVQYLASFVMQFQLHRAACEKAGEYVKGDPEKTLNNCDISQSTVAGNALKEILAMGSSKPWPDVLEMLTGQRKMSTDALLEYFQPLQDWLVKENKALGVNVGWEANLKCEAA